A genome region from Anopheles stephensi strain Indian chromosome 2, UCI_ANSTEP_V1.0, whole genome shotgun sequence includes the following:
- the LOC118502934 gene encoding uncharacterized protein LOC118502934 isoform X1, producing MVTIRRLSRPMALGSVLVLLTMANLHPTVQAVNAENHTTTSSHRPNELQEFESALTDYVGDWFSRNSKDLIESAFVAGRPKADGTTTNSSTALSNFDRAVIKDVARFLGTAADVAASRASAKAPEAGRLFFFKGMKKLLWPVMIGLQIVKTVLVMMFLPSIIGSLGKIVGKAGLSSVSGLSHPVQTVDDLDFKDTTSYNADHDFGMNDGHGYLPSDDAHAAGTSYNSIIYDQASMGAHTNAANALSRLGYGGGRVTYVGPSMAQAANRRKQQSAKNDFKIFHDIPSSSLLLTNYDPFYSPLLSRLDAIFAQMGLSNREEQCRQRLVCLMYANPAKYAPYSNLISAQLSRELDELRKPTNDNPDILRFFKYMRAAKDGQDGVDCDAHYKECIGYKDLSNPAMVTTFNDINKLVHARKL from the exons ATGGTAACAATTAGACGTCTATCTCGGCCGATGGCACTCGGCTCGGTACTGGTGCTACTGACGATGGCTAACCTTCATCCAACCGTGCAAGCAGTAAACGCGGAAaatcacaccaccaccagctcacACCGCCCGAACGAGCTGCAGGAGTTTGAGAGCGCCCTGACCGACTACGTGGGCGATTGGTTTAGTCGAAATTCAAAGGATTTAATTGAAAGTGCGTTCGTCGCTGGACGACCAAAGGCCGAcggaaccaccaccaactcGTCCACAGCGCTCAGCAACTTTGATCGTGCCGTCATAAAGGACGTCGCACGGTTTCTTGGTACGGCCGCAGATGTTGCCGCAAGCCGCGCCTCGGCAAAGGCACCCGAAGCGGGacggttgtttttcttcaaag GCATGAAGAAGCTTCTCTGGCCCGTCATGATTGGATTGCAGATTGTAAAAACCGTCCTGGTCATGATGTTCCTGCCCAGCATCATCGGTTCACTCGGCAAAATAGTGGGCAAAG CAGGACTGTCGTCGGTTTCTGGATTGTCCCATCCGGTGCAGACGGTGGACGATCTAGACTTCAAGGACACCACGTCTTACAATGCGGACCACGACTTTGGCATGAACGACGGGCACGGCTATTTGCCGTCGGATG ATGCTCACGCCGCAGGAACGAGCTACAACTCCATCATCTACGACCAGGCCTCAATGGGCGCTCACACCAATGCAGCCAACGCCTTGTCCCGGCtagggtacggtggtggccGCGTAACATATGTCGGACCATCGATGGCACAGGCAGCGAACCGGCGGAAGCAACAGTCGGCCAAGAACGATTTCAAAATATTCCACGACATCCCGAGCAGCAGCCTGCTGCTGACGAACTACGACCCCTTCTACAGTCCGCTCCTGTCCCGGCTCGATGCCATCTTTGCCCAGATGGGATTATCCAACAGGGAGGAACAGTGCCGGCAGCGGCTCGTCTGCCTGATGTACGCGAATCCGGCCAAATATGCACCGTACAGTAATCTGATATCGGCGCAGCTGAGCAG GGAACTGGATGAGCTGCGGAAACCGACCAACGATAATCCCGACATTCTGCGGTTCTTCAAGTACATGCGAGCGGCCAAGGATGGGCAGGACGGGGTGGACTGTGACGCGCACTACAAGGAGTGCATCGGGTACAAGGACCTATCGAATCCGGCCATGGTTACCACGTTCAATGATATCAACAAGCTCGTCCATGCCCGCAAACTGTAG
- the LOC118502934 gene encoding uncharacterized protein LOC118502934 isoform X2: MVTIRRLSRPMALGSVLVLLTMANLHPTVQAVNAENHTTTSSHRPNELQEFESALTDYVGDWFSRNSKDLIESAFVAGRPKADGTTTNSSTALSNFDRAVIKDVARFLGTAADVAASRASAKAPEAGRLFFFKGMKKLLWPVMIGLQIVKTVLVMMFLPSIIGSLGKIVGKGLSSVSGLSHPVQTVDDLDFKDTTSYNADHDFGMNDGHGYLPSDDAHAAGTSYNSIIYDQASMGAHTNAANALSRLGYGGGRVTYVGPSMAQAANRRKQQSAKNDFKIFHDIPSSSLLLTNYDPFYSPLLSRLDAIFAQMGLSNREEQCRQRLVCLMYANPAKYAPYSNLISAQLSRELDELRKPTNDNPDILRFFKYMRAAKDGQDGVDCDAHYKECIGYKDLSNPAMVTTFNDINKLVHARKL, translated from the exons ATGGTAACAATTAGACGTCTATCTCGGCCGATGGCACTCGGCTCGGTACTGGTGCTACTGACGATGGCTAACCTTCATCCAACCGTGCAAGCAGTAAACGCGGAAaatcacaccaccaccagctcacACCGCCCGAACGAGCTGCAGGAGTTTGAGAGCGCCCTGACCGACTACGTGGGCGATTGGTTTAGTCGAAATTCAAAGGATTTAATTGAAAGTGCGTTCGTCGCTGGACGACCAAAGGCCGAcggaaccaccaccaactcGTCCACAGCGCTCAGCAACTTTGATCGTGCCGTCATAAAGGACGTCGCACGGTTTCTTGGTACGGCCGCAGATGTTGCCGCAAGCCGCGCCTCGGCAAAGGCACCCGAAGCGGGacggttgtttttcttcaaag GCATGAAGAAGCTTCTCTGGCCCGTCATGATTGGATTGCAGATTGTAAAAACCGTCCTGGTCATGATGTTCCTGCCCAGCATCATCGGTTCACTCGGCAAAATAGTGGGCAAAG GACTGTCGTCGGTTTCTGGATTGTCCCATCCGGTGCAGACGGTGGACGATCTAGACTTCAAGGACACCACGTCTTACAATGCGGACCACGACTTTGGCATGAACGACGGGCACGGCTATTTGCCGTCGGATG ATGCTCACGCCGCAGGAACGAGCTACAACTCCATCATCTACGACCAGGCCTCAATGGGCGCTCACACCAATGCAGCCAACGCCTTGTCCCGGCtagggtacggtggtggccGCGTAACATATGTCGGACCATCGATGGCACAGGCAGCGAACCGGCGGAAGCAACAGTCGGCCAAGAACGATTTCAAAATATTCCACGACATCCCGAGCAGCAGCCTGCTGCTGACGAACTACGACCCCTTCTACAGTCCGCTCCTGTCCCGGCTCGATGCCATCTTTGCCCAGATGGGATTATCCAACAGGGAGGAACAGTGCCGGCAGCGGCTCGTCTGCCTGATGTACGCGAATCCGGCCAAATATGCACCGTACAGTAATCTGATATCGGCGCAGCTGAGCAG GGAACTGGATGAGCTGCGGAAACCGACCAACGATAATCCCGACATTCTGCGGTTCTTCAAGTACATGCGAGCGGCCAAGGATGGGCAGGACGGGGTGGACTGTGACGCGCACTACAAGGAGTGCATCGGGTACAAGGACCTATCGAATCCGGCCATGGTTACCACGTTCAATGATATCAACAAGCTCGTCCATGCCCGCAAACTGTAG